A section of the Zavarzinella sp. genome encodes:
- a CDS encoding DUF1553 domain-containing protein has translation MKQFVRFSLVLSSLILVQQGFTQEKPTLAQLSIDPPVVLIDGPRSPVQVLVTAHYSDQTVRDVTDLCKIDLQAAAGKATWENGWLRAQTNFEATAKISFENLTLPLQITAKNVTASENVSFSHELVATLNVAGCNMGACHGTPSGKNGFRLSLRGFDPADDYKQLTRDQFNRRLIVQQPEHSLIVQKGTGQVAHEGGARLGIDSFVTEVMKTWIAQGAPNDVTTAAPVTSLSVTPSKRVIYAPQSTQRVRVVAQFKDSRTQDVTRLCNFSSSDTNIADVDATGKVEFRSPGEVAILVRYLEEMQSVRITYLPPAKGFTWQAPPEANFVDQHVFAKLKQMTILPSELAGDSEFLRRVYLDVCGMLPPPEVVDQFLQDTSPDKRTKLVNNLFQRPEYADFWTLKWADVLRSNRKVIDVKGAYALQQWLREHFMKNTSFDLMVRELLTANGSSYRNPPANYYTITKDPTVLAENTAQVFMGIRMQCAKCHNHPFESITQDDYYSTAAWFARVKLRKDTSIPVKANNAQFIFSARAGEITQPRTGKVMAPKYLKGEVPPLDASASRREVYAKWLTDTNNPFFARSVVNRVWFHLFGKGIVDPVDDFRESNPPSNEELLNALAADFAKNKFDMQHLIRTIVLSTTYQLSAKPNATNADDSRYFSRSIPRPLTAEQLLDAICDLTGVPEKYAGLPAGTRAIQLPDGEVNHPFLKTFGQPARELACECERENEGNLAQALQLINGATINEKIRQPNNWLKAQVTAKKADTEIIQALYRRAFARNPNPQEVQLLTDFLKKSTNRDSAWEDVLWSILNMDEFLSNN, from the coding sequence ATGAAACAATTTGTGCGATTCTCGCTCGTGCTATCATCGTTAATCCTTGTTCAGCAAGGATTTACGCAAGAGAAACCAACACTCGCCCAATTGTCAATAGATCCACCGGTGGTGCTGATTGATGGTCCACGCTCGCCAGTTCAGGTGCTGGTAACTGCCCACTATTCTGACCAGACCGTGCGTGATGTGACTGATCTCTGCAAAATCGATTTGCAGGCAGCCGCTGGCAAGGCTACGTGGGAAAATGGCTGGCTTCGTGCCCAAACAAATTTTGAGGCCACAGCAAAAATTTCTTTTGAAAACTTAACTTTGCCCCTGCAGATCACTGCGAAAAATGTCACTGCATCTGAAAATGTGAGTTTTTCTCATGAACTGGTGGCCACGCTGAATGTGGCAGGTTGCAATATGGGTGCATGTCATGGCACCCCCAGTGGGAAAAATGGCTTTCGCCTTAGCCTGCGTGGGTTTGATCCTGCCGATGATTACAAACAACTGACCCGCGATCAATTCAACCGTCGTTTGATTGTACAACAGCCAGAACATAGTCTGATAGTCCAGAAAGGGACCGGTCAGGTGGCCCACGAAGGTGGTGCACGCCTTGGAATTGATAGTTTCGTTACCGAAGTGATGAAAACCTGGATCGCCCAGGGGGCTCCCAACGATGTGACGACTGCAGCACCGGTAACTTCACTTTCCGTAACTCCTTCCAAGAGAGTAATTTACGCACCACAATCGACCCAGCGGGTGCGTGTGGTGGCGCAGTTCAAAGATAGCCGCACGCAGGATGTAACTCGGTTGTGCAACTTTTCCAGCAGCGATACGAATATTGCCGACGTGGATGCCACGGGGAAAGTAGAATTTCGCTCGCCTGGTGAGGTGGCAATTCTGGTACGCTATCTGGAAGAAATGCAATCGGTGCGAATTACGTATCTTCCTCCTGCCAAAGGGTTTACGTGGCAGGCACCGCCCGAAGCCAACTTTGTGGATCAACACGTTTTTGCCAAGTTAAAGCAGATGACCATCCTGCCTTCCGAACTGGCGGGAGATTCGGAATTCCTGCGTCGGGTTTACCTGGATGTCTGTGGGATGCTGCCCCCACCGGAAGTAGTGGATCAGTTTTTGCAGGATACCAGCCCGGATAAACGCACCAAACTGGTCAACAACCTCTTCCAACGACCAGAATATGCCGATTTCTGGACCCTGAAGTGGGCCGATGTGTTGCGTTCTAACCGGAAAGTAATTGATGTGAAAGGTGCCTACGCACTGCAACAGTGGTTGCGCGAGCACTTTATGAAAAATACTTCATTTGATTTGATGGTTCGTGAACTTCTGACTGCCAACGGCAGTAGTTACCGCAACCCACCGGCAAATTACTACACGATCACCAAAGATCCTACTGTACTCGCGGAGAACACCGCCCAGGTGTTCATGGGCATTCGGATGCAATGCGCAAAGTGCCACAACCACCCGTTTGAATCGATTACTCAGGACGATTATTACAGCACCGCTGCATGGTTTGCCCGCGTGAAACTGCGGAAAGATACCAGCATTCCGGTAAAGGCCAACAATGCCCAGTTCATCTTTTCGGCACGTGCGGGCGAAATTACCCAGCCCCGCACCGGGAAAGTAATGGCACCCAAATATCTGAAGGGCGAAGTCCCGCCACTTGACGCAAGTGCTTCACGTCGAGAAGTTTACGCTAAATGGCTGACCGACACCAATAACCCATTTTTCGCACGCTCCGTGGTGAACCGGGTCTGGTTTCATCTGTTTGGTAAGGGGATAGTTGATCCGGTGGACGACTTCCGCGAATCAAACCCACCTTCCAATGAAGAATTGCTGAATGCGTTGGCAGCTGATTTTGCCAAAAACAAATTCGATATGCAACACCTCATTCGTACGATTGTGCTATCGACTACCTATCAGTTGAGTGCCAAGCCGAATGCCACCAATGCCGATGATTCTCGGTATTTTTCTCGTTCGATCCCACGTCCATTGACTGCGGAACAGTTGCTGGATGCAATTTGCGACCTGACCGGTGTGCCAGAGAAGTACGCAGGTCTGCCAGCAGGCACCAGAGCGATTCAATTGCCCGATGGCGAGGTGAATCACCCGTTTTTGAAAACGTTTGGCCAGCCCGCGCGGGAATTAGCGTGCGAGTGCGAACGGGAGAATGAAGGGAACCTGGCCCAGGCGTTGCAACTCATTAATGGTGCCACCATTAATGAGAAAATTCGCCAGCCGAACAACTGGCTGAAGGCGCAAGTAACTGCCAAGAAAGCAGATACAGAAATCATCCAGGCACTATATCGACGAGCATTCGCCCGCAATCCCAACCCACAGGAAGTGCAGTTGCTGACCGATTTTCTGAAAAAATCTACCAACCGCGACAGTGCGTGGGAAGATGTACTGTGGAGCATCCTGAACATGGACGAATTTTTGAGTAATAATTAA
- a CDS encoding serine/threonine-protein kinase: MSNTLAASDSTVFRATVLGSSLLAESQYDVAIADLEPTADPKAIAKHLIRKELITKYQAERLLAGRTDGFVVGQYRILDELGRGGMGRVYKALHTSMSRLVAMKVISQNLLKTEKARDFFQREVLAVAKLIHPNIVTAYDARQSEEICYLVMEFVDAPTLADTIRNRPPMPFQHAVEIIRQTAAGLSCAHALEIVHRDIKPSNLLVQNSIAGPLVKIVDFGLARLNVGDEAPKASSVNGGAMVGTAEYISPEQARNYNNVDARSDIYSLGCTFYLLVTGSVPFPGGTSMQKALRHLTDQPVPVRQLRPDTPPPLAAIIERMLQKKPEDRFQSCLELLAALEGFGGPISSFRLPSYRPMSTEQDFHVPTTVEDPWANLADPSSQTLASVDTPTGEQPAPKKKEVRKPYRKQAKHQMIWITIAVLVFCLIVAGIVGVVLKKVG, translated from the coding sequence ATGTCGAACACTCTCGCCGCAAGTGACAGCACGGTTTTCCGTGCAACGGTGCTGGGCAGCAGTCTGCTGGCCGAAAGCCAGTATGATGTTGCAATTGCCGACCTGGAGCCCACTGCCGATCCGAAAGCGATCGCCAAACACCTGATTCGCAAAGAACTGATCACCAAATATCAGGCAGAACGATTGCTGGCTGGCCGCACCGATGGTTTCGTGGTGGGGCAATACCGCATTCTTGATGAACTTGGCCGTGGTGGCATGGGACGCGTCTACAAGGCACTCCACACCAGTATGAGCCGCCTGGTGGCGATGAAAGTGATCAGTCAGAACCTGCTGAAAACTGAAAAAGCCAGGGATTTCTTCCAGCGGGAAGTCCTCGCTGTTGCAAAACTGATTCACCCGAACATCGTCACTGCATATGATGCCCGTCAGTCGGAAGAAATCTGCTATTTAGTGATGGAATTTGTCGATGCACCCACGCTGGCAGATACGATTCGAAACCGCCCACCGATGCCTTTTCAGCATGCTGTAGAAATCATTCGGCAGACGGCAGCCGGTTTATCTTGTGCCCACGCACTGGAAATTGTGCACCGAGATATCAAGCCATCAAACTTGCTGGTCCAGAACAGTATTGCTGGCCCACTGGTGAAGATCGTCGACTTTGGTCTTGCCCGCCTGAATGTGGGGGATGAGGCACCCAAAGCATCCTCGGTGAATGGTGGGGCAATGGTCGGCACTGCCGAGTACATTTCGCCCGAGCAGGCCCGTAATTACAACAATGTGGACGCTCGTAGTGATATCTACAGCCTGGGCTGCACTTTCTATCTGTTAGTCACCGGATCGGTGCCATTTCCGGGGGGGACTTCGATGCAGAAGGCACTCCGCCACCTGACCGATCAGCCTGTTCCAGTGCGGCAGTTACGCCCCGATACTCCCCCACCACTGGCAGCGATTATCGAACGAATGCTGCAGAAAAAACCCGAAGATCGTTTCCAAAGCTGTCTGGAACTGCTTGCAGCCCTGGAAGGTTTTGGCGGGCCAATCAGTAGTTTTCGATTACCCAGCTACCGCCCAATGTCGACCGAACAGGATTTTCATGTACCCACCACGGTGGAAGACCCGTGGGCAAATCTGGCCGATCCTTCTTCTCAAACCCTTGCTTCTGTTGATACTCCCACGGGAGAGCAGCCCGCACCGAAGAAAAAGGAAGTCCGCAAACCATACCGCAAACAGGCAAAGCACCAGATGATCTGGATTACAATCGCGGTGCTGGTTTTCTGCCTGATTGTTGCCGGTATTGTGGGCGTTGTGCTCAAAAAAGTTGGTTGA
- a CDS encoding ABC-F family ATP-binding cassette domain-containing protein — MNLLSAQHVSKSYSHRELFTDLSLDMHAGEKVGLVGPNGAGKSTLLKILAGLETPDEGTRSIRRGARIGYVPQDDIFPAGHTVTQVVLDGLIAETLEEHEKDVRAAISLTQVGFYDHEQRADTLSGGWRKRLSIARELAKEPELLLMDEPTNHLDLPGVIWLERLLRGSAFGYLVATHDRSFLRAVADEIVEINRVYPAGVFRADGGFDSFADKKAAFIEAQERQREAVANRVRIETDWLGHKAQARTRKASSRIEAAADRREQLAELNYRTKQGSAAGIDFAGTGRQTKKLLTIANVSKSIAGRKLFANLELLVSPGVKLGLLGPNGSGKSTFLKIIAKELAPDTGTITHAEGLRIEVFEQGRSSLDQTITLREALCPNGDTVVFRDQPMHVAGWASRFQFHADQLDMEMSALSGGEQARVRIAQLMLRPADLLLLDEPTNDLDIAALELLEENLDEFPGALVIVSHDRDLLDRLCTEFIGLDGLGGSALYGSVNQWLNAYEKANAPSKPAATKSANPTTSKPKKLSYKEQQEVNNMETAILEAEELLQVLKQKVEDAATSSHTVLSEACRAMESAQSKVEQLYARWAELEAKRNAE; from the coding sequence ATGAATTTGTTGTCGGCCCAACATGTGTCCAAGAGCTATTCGCACCGCGAGTTGTTCACCGATTTAAGCCTGGATATGCACGCAGGGGAGAAAGTCGGTTTGGTTGGTCCCAATGGTGCGGGCAAATCGACATTATTGAAAATCCTTGCCGGGCTGGAAACACCTGATGAAGGCACCCGGAGCATCCGCCGGGGGGCAAGAATTGGTTACGTACCTCAGGATGATATTTTCCCGGCTGGCCATACTGTTACCCAGGTTGTCCTCGACGGTTTAATCGCAGAAACGCTTGAGGAACACGAGAAAGATGTCCGAGCAGCAATTTCCCTGACCCAAGTCGGCTTCTACGATCATGAACAGCGGGCGGATACCTTGTCTGGCGGTTGGCGCAAGCGGTTATCGATCGCGCGGGAGCTGGCGAAAGAGCCCGAACTATTGCTGATGGATGAGCCAACAAACCATCTGGATCTTCCCGGAGTGATCTGGCTGGAACGGTTATTACGTGGTTCGGCATTTGGCTATCTGGTTGCCACCCATGATCGTTCCTTTTTGCGGGCTGTCGCCGATGAAATTGTCGAAATCAACCGCGTTTATCCCGCAGGTGTTTTCCGGGCGGATGGCGGTTTTGATTCATTTGCCGATAAGAAAGCAGCATTTATTGAAGCTCAGGAACGACAGCGGGAAGCGGTTGCCAACCGGGTCCGAATCGAAACTGACTGGTTGGGGCACAAAGCCCAGGCACGTACGCGGAAAGCCAGCTCCCGGATTGAGGCAGCAGCAGATCGCCGCGAGCAACTGGCCGAACTGAATTATCGCACGAAACAGGGATCAGCCGCCGGGATCGACTTTGCCGGTACTGGGAGACAGACGAAAAAGCTACTCACCATTGCCAATGTCAGCAAATCAATTGCCGGCAGGAAATTGTTCGCAAATTTGGAACTATTAGTCTCACCGGGGGTGAAGCTGGGGCTGCTCGGTCCCAACGGTAGCGGAAAAAGCACATTCCTGAAAATTATTGCGAAAGAACTCGCCCCCGATACCGGGACGATTACCCACGCGGAAGGATTGCGAATCGAAGTATTCGAGCAAGGCCGATCATCACTGGATCAAACAATCACCCTGCGGGAAGCGTTGTGCCCCAATGGCGATACGGTTGTATTCCGCGATCAGCCGATGCATGTTGCCGGTTGGGCCAGCCGTTTTCAATTTCATGCCGACCAACTCGATATGGAAATGAGTGCCCTATCCGGCGGGGAGCAGGCCCGGGTACGCATTGCCCAATTAATGCTTCGACCGGCGGACTTGTTATTGCTGGATGAACCGACGAACGATCTTGATATTGCCGCACTGGAATTGCTGGAGGAAAATCTGGATGAATTCCCCGGGGCTTTAGTCATTGTCAGCCATGATCGCGATTTACTGGACAGACTCTGCACTGAGTTCATTGGCCTGGATGGCCTGGGTGGCTCTGCACTGTACGGCAGTGTCAATCAATGGCTGAATGCTTACGAAAAAGCCAATGCTCCTTCGAAGCCAGCAGCCACCAAATCTGCCAATCCCACTACTTCCAAGCCCAAAAAGCTCAGTTACAAAGAGCAGCAGGAAGTCAACAACATGGAAACGGCTATCCTGGAAGCGGAAGAATTATTGCAAGTGCTCAAGCAAAAAGTCGAAGATGCGGCCACCTCAAGTCACACCGTACTCTCCGAAGCTTGCCGGGCGATGGAATCAGCACAAAGCAAAGTAGAGCAACTGTATGCCCGCTGGGCTGAGTTAGAAGCGAAACGAAATGCAGAATAA
- a CDS encoding polymorphic toxin-type HINT domain-containing protein, with product MRKPKTWLDKIASFFIHNNFTKSLGIHDNLAAMAHHLGIKACFAACTPLLTPEGSKNIEDFQVGDVVLSRNEYDLTALIEAKVVEEVFVRNSPILSIHVHGQVINTTGEHPFYVENKGWIDAQDLIPGDRFLSHEDQWISIEEIFDTDEWETVYNLRIADHHTYFVGCESWGFSAWAHNAACTPATASFRTMASG from the coding sequence GTGCGTAAGCCAAAGACGTGGCTGGATAAGATCGCCTCGTTCTTCATTCACAACAATTTCACCAAATCGCTGGGAATCCACGACAACCTGGCGGCGATGGCGCACCACCTCGGGATCAAAGCCTGCTTCGCCGCTTGCACGCCATTGCTGACCCCGGAGGGGTCGAAGAATATCGAGGATTTCCAGGTTGGCGATGTGGTTCTATCTCGCAATGAATACGACTTGACAGCACTGATTGAAGCGAAGGTTGTCGAAGAGGTCTTTGTAAGAAATTCGCCGATTCTTTCTATCCACGTTCATGGCCAGGTGATTAATACAACGGGTGAGCATCCATTTTATGTGGAGAATAAGGGCTGGATCGATGCCCAGGATTTGATCCCCGGCGACCGCTTCCTCTCGCACGAAGATCAATGGATATCCATTGAGGAAATCTTTGATACAGACGAATGGGAAACCGTCTATAATTTGAGAATCGCCGACCACCACACGTACTTCGTGGGTTGCGAGAGTTGGGGCTTCAGCGCCTGGGCGCATAATGCAGCGTGTACCCCGGCGACCGCTTCCTTTCGCACGATGGCCAGTGGATAG
- a CDS encoding polymorphic toxin-type HINT domain-containing protein — MLPQPTWDARDNSSQLARILTLAIPTVELGTHNPTHRKSDFPTYDALPKEGVDGPHPMDVKEPRSRFERVVDRVVGDFLIHTVAKRFASEQRYENFKKWAERNTSKACFAAGTPLLTPVGSCNIEDFQIGDLVLSRDEYDSTAPIEAKVVEEVFVRLAPILSIHVHGQVINTTGEHPFYVENKGWIDAQDLIPGDRFLSHDDRWISIEEIFDTSEWKTVYNLRIADHHTYFVGCDDWGFSAWVHNAACANVDEFIKRYGNRDFDRFLYKTQNGIKELARIETKLLRNHDLAFQQYLWEVYQMGSRGRLPRVLGNSPDVLTHTARHPHGRRYLEGLLDDTVHGWSIGANDAWMLGGIDSRKTFYLVTRPSTPALVRRLPGGIAIDRVYLRELNMLKNAGYRVPTNTSTGSAFKLFNNAWSALFISLKPS, encoded by the coding sequence ATGTTACCACAGCCCACGTGGGATGCAAGAGATAATTCTTCACAATTGGCAAGAATTCTGACCTTGGCTATCCCGACTGTCGAACTCGGAACTCACAACCCCACTCATAGAAAAAGTGATTTCCCGACATACGACGCTCTGCCCAAAGAGGGCGTTGACGGCCCGCATCCAATGGATGTGAAGGAGCCGAGGTCACGCTTTGAGCGAGTCGTTGATCGAGTGGTAGGGGATTTCCTTATCCACACGGTTGCCAAACGGTTCGCATCGGAACAGAGATATGAAAATTTTAAGAAGTGGGCCGAACGCAACACCAGTAAAGCATGCTTCGCGGCGGGGACGCCGTTGCTGACTCCCGTTGGGTCCTGTAATATCGAGGATTTCCAGATTGGCGATTTGGTTCTATCTCGCGATGAATACGACTCAACAGCACCGATTGAAGCGAAGGTTGTCGAAGAAGTATTTGTCAGACTGGCGCCGATTCTTTCAATTCACGTTCATGGCCAGGTCATTAATACCACCGGGGAACATCCGTTTTATGTTGAGAATAAGGGCTGGATTGATGCACAGGATTTGATCCCCGGCGACCGCTTCCTGTCGCACGATGATCGATGGATTTCGATTGAGGAAATCTTTGATACCAGCGAATGGAAAACCGTCTATAATTTAAGAATCGCCGACCACCACACGTACTTCGTGGGCTGCGACGATTGGGGCTTCAGCGCGTGGGTGCATAATGCGGCCTGCGCCAATGTTGACGAATTTATTAAAAGATACGGCAATCGTGATTTCGACCGGTTTTTGTACAAAACTCAAAATGGAATTAAGGAATTAGCACGGATCGAGACTAAATTATTAAGAAATCATGATTTAGCATTTCAACAATACCTCTGGGAAGTCTATCAAATGGGCTCAAGGGGACGTTTACCACGAGTACTCGGAAATAGCCCGGATGTACTTACCCACACAGCCAGACATCCTCATGGGAGACGGTATCTTGAAGGATTACTAGATGACACCGTACACGGCTGGAGCATTGGCGCAAATGATGCGTGGATGTTAGGCGGAATTGATTCGCGAAAGACGTTTTATCTCGTTACTAGACCCTCAACGCCAGCCCTTGTCCGGAGATTGCCAGGCGGCATTGCAATTGATCGTGTTTATTTAAGAGAACTGAATATGTTGAAGAATGCCGGTTATCGCGTGCCTACAAACACTTCAACTGGTTCAGCTTTCAAGTTGTTCAATAATGCTTGGTCAGCGCTATTCATTTCATTGAAACCTTCTTGA
- a CDS encoding DUF1549 and DUF1553 domain-containing protein, whose protein sequence is MCFPSRMLAWLVTGTLFCTANLAFAGDLTTLIDREIAAKLTKEKVFPAPPASDGEFLRRTYLDLVGTIPTATEAREFLQSKDANKRKSLIQKLLNDPGYAIHQSTVWDQVLFGRDPLNEYATRTRSAFQEWLRQQFEKNRPYDQIVRELILAEQDGSEMYQVQFRNNPEEATVAVSRIFLGIQLQCARCHDHPYENWTQKDFYGMAGFFVRLVVQEKPGSGKEKRWKIAEKSSGEVLFTGPAAEQKPGQKGVPIPPKFITGKPLEEPALPKDFKEPDYRSAKDLPKPFFSRKTQLANWLVDHNNPYFARALANRIWAQFMGRGLVHPVDDLSEDHPPSHPVILDALSKWLVEHHFDLKSIIPEIMLSEAYQRSSEGDSTVAMPRWYERSAVRPLSAEQLIRAFRQATEFDTPGKPEKQLPSAMKDYMMRYFGTPTDGQGEFQGSLTEHLFLNNGGHLQQLSSSGSTFARVKSASLDNAAKTEELYLSILSRFPTENEKKLIIEFLDKNQKVKIDSLIIDIMWALMNTSEFRFNH, encoded by the coding sequence ATGTGTTTTCCCTCCCGAATGTTGGCCTGGCTGGTTACTGGAACTCTATTTTGCACAGCGAATTTGGCGTTTGCAGGTGATTTAACCACATTAATTGATCGCGAAATTGCTGCTAAATTGACGAAAGAGAAGGTGTTTCCTGCACCACCTGCGAGCGATGGGGAGTTTTTGCGTCGCACCTACCTCGACCTGGTGGGAACGATCCCCACGGCAACGGAAGCACGCGAATTTCTGCAATCCAAAGATGCCAATAAACGTAAGTCCTTAATTCAGAAGCTTTTAAACGATCCCGGCTATGCAATTCACCAATCAACGGTGTGGGATCAGGTGCTGTTTGGTCGAGACCCGCTGAACGAATATGCCACACGCACGCGGAGTGCGTTTCAGGAATGGTTACGGCAGCAATTTGAGAAAAATCGTCCCTACGATCAGATCGTGCGGGAGCTGATCCTGGCCGAGCAGGATGGCAGCGAGATGTACCAGGTACAGTTCCGCAACAATCCGGAGGAAGCCACTGTCGCTGTCAGCCGAATTTTCCTGGGGATTCAGCTTCAATGTGCCCGCTGCCACGACCACCCGTATGAAAACTGGACTCAGAAGGACTTTTACGGCATGGCCGGCTTCTTTGTGCGTCTTGTGGTGCAGGAAAAGCCAGGCAGCGGCAAAGAAAAACGCTGGAAGATTGCCGAAAAAAGCAGTGGGGAAGTATTATTCACGGGGCCGGCAGCCGAACAGAAGCCCGGCCAGAAAGGGGTGCCGATCCCACCTAAGTTCATTACTGGTAAGCCTTTAGAAGAACCTGCCCTGCCAAAAGATTTTAAAGAACCCGATTATCGCAGTGCGAAAGATTTGCCCAAGCCGTTTTTCTCCCGCAAGACGCAGTTGGCAAACTGGCTGGTGGATCACAATAACCCCTATTTTGCCCGTGCCTTAGCCAACAGAATCTGGGCTCAGTTCATGGGCCGTGGGTTGGTGCATCCGGTCGACGATCTCAGCGAAGATCATCCCCCCAGCCACCCGGTAATTCTGGATGCACTCAGCAAATGGCTGGTCGAGCATCACTTTGATCTGAAATCGATTATTCCGGAAATCATGTTGTCGGAAGCTTACCAGCGATCATCCGAAGGTGATAGCACTGTGGCGATGCCCCGGTGGTACGAACGTTCTGCGGTGCGTCCACTATCTGCGGAACAGCTCATCCGTGCTTTCCGGCAGGCCACCGAGTTTGATACACCAGGAAAACCGGAAAAACAGCTTCCTTCGGCGATGAAAGACTACATGATGCGCTATTTTGGCACCCCCACAGACGGTCAGGGGGAGTTTCAAGGTAGCCTGACGGAGCACCTCTTCCTGAATAATGGTGGCCACTTGCAGCAACTTTCCTCATCAGGTAGCACATTTGCGCGGGTGAAAAGTGCCAGTTTGGACAATGCCGCGAAAACCGAAGAACTCTATTTGAGCATTTTAAGCCGTTTTCCAACGGAAAATGAGAAGAAACTCATTATTGAGTTTCTGGACAAGAACCAAAAAGTGAAAATCGACTCATTAATCATCGACATCATGTGGGCACTGATGAATACGTCGGAATTTCGCTTTAACCACTAA